A stretch of the Bacillus anthracis str. Vollum genome encodes the following:
- the trxA gene encoding thioredoxin yields MAIVNANDQSFAAETSEGVVLLDFWAPWCGPCKMIAPVLEEIDAELGEKVKVVKVDVDENQETARQFEVMSIPALFVLKDGKVVDQALGYKPKEALVELVSKHF; encoded by the coding sequence ATGGCAATTGTAAACGCAAATGACCAAAGCTTCGCAGCAGAAACTAGCGAAGGTGTTGTATTATTAGATTTCTGGGCACCTTGGTGTGGACCTTGTAAAATGATCGCTCCTGTATTAGAGGAAATTGATGCAGAACTAGGCGAAAAAGTAAAAGTAGTAAAAGTAGACGTGGATGAAAACCAAGAAACTGCTCGTCAATTCGAAGTAATGAGCATTCCAGCTCTTTTCGTATTAAAAGACGGTAAAGTAGTTGATCAAGCGTTGGGTTACAAACCGAAAGAAGCGTTAGTAGAATTAGTTTCTAAACACTTCTAA